A stretch of Methanosphaerula palustris E1-9c DNA encodes these proteins:
- a CDS encoding tetratricopeptide repeat protein, translating into MPVTALIVLLLVTLLCVPTQAVLLSAGNSTVPPVGSPLSAAAYEKMGMALMAEENWSRLIATTDAGLALYPDDPELYCLKGYALRKTGHYAEAADNVSHAIPLDPRPVRYANRGYALLALGHYDDALKDANAALSLNGSYPPALGIRSFALLHTGNLTGALQAVDAARLLDPENPLYWHLKGKVLAASGNCSGAADAFRQSIAINPDYTLPWPEFGNATTDLENLNTPCTPPSLMTA; encoded by the coding sequence ATGCCGGTTACCGCCCTTATCGTACTTCTTCTTGTAACGCTTCTCTGTGTACCGACACAGGCTGTCCTTCTCTCTGCAGGGAACAGTACCGTACCTCCAGTTGGCAGCCCGCTGAGTGCTGCGGCCTATGAGAAGATGGGAATGGCCCTGATGGCAGAGGAGAACTGGAGCCGGCTGATTGCAACCACCGATGCAGGGCTGGCCCTGTATCCCGACGACCCCGAACTGTACTGCCTGAAGGGATACGCACTCCGCAAAACCGGCCATTATGCCGAAGCTGCCGATAATGTCTCTCATGCTATACCGCTGGACCCACGGCCGGTCAGGTATGCAAACCGGGGATATGCCCTGCTCGCGCTGGGGCACTACGATGACGCTCTGAAGGATGCGAATGCCGCACTCTCCCTCAACGGGTCCTATCCCCCGGCGCTTGGGATCAGATCATTCGCCCTGCTCCATACCGGCAACCTGACCGGGGCTTTACAGGCAGTCGACGCCGCCAGGTTGCTTGACCCGGAGAACCCCCTGTACTGGCATCTGAAAGGGAAAGTACTGGCAGCTTCAGGGAATTGTTCAGGTGCGGCCGATGCGTTCAGGCAGTCCATTGCGATCAATCCGGATTATACCCTCCCCTGGCCGGAGTTTGGGAACGCCACGACCGACCTTGAGAACCTCAACACACCCTGTACACCGCCCAGCCTGATGACGGCGTAG
- a CDS encoding winged helix-turn-helix transcriptional regulator, with protein MSTNKRIAWIVIAFCLAVAASPVSLFCISSGVLRLPCSTGSMSSPMGSCEGFADSAQAKSTSDRPCPMPNPCTAVGDPRETFRGPRGTEEERLSGQRRIYRKNLLEHPMRAAIYTTIVSNPGIDLAAISQMVVMNRQTLRYHLDLLESFHKITVMRERGTTRYFENSGRYGAIEQRLLLHIRSPTAGTILALIRSNPGITQSMIAAQIECSAPTVRWHMHRLLDDGIVTAEHRGRNTLYRLTDDGSAAMHQVAATPCTVT; from the coding sequence ATGTCAACGAACAAGAGGATCGCCTGGATCGTTATCGCGTTCTGCCTGGCCGTTGCGGCGTCTCCTGTCTCGCTCTTCTGCATTTCATCAGGAGTTCTCCGTCTCCCGTGCTCGACCGGGAGTATGAGTTCTCCCATGGGCTCGTGCGAAGGGTTCGCTGATTCTGCCCAGGCCAAATCTACCTCAGACCGTCCCTGTCCGATGCCAAATCCCTGTACCGCAGTCGGTGACCCGAGGGAGACCTTCAGAGGTCCTCGTGGAACAGAGGAGGAACGTCTCTCCGGCCAGCGCCGGATCTATCGAAAAAATCTCCTCGAACACCCCATGCGGGCGGCGATCTACACGACGATCGTATCGAACCCCGGAATCGACCTCGCAGCGATCTCCCAGATGGTCGTAATGAACCGACAGACACTCAGGTACCATCTCGACCTGCTGGAGTCCTTCCATAAGATAACCGTCATGCGAGAGCGGGGGACGACCCGGTACTTCGAAAACAGTGGACGGTATGGGGCTATCGAACAGCGTCTCCTCCTCCATATCAGGAGCCCGACGGCAGGCACGATCCTTGCCCTCATTCGATCGAACCCCGGGATCACGCAGTCGATGATCGCCGCACAGATCGAATGCTCGGCCCCAACCGTCCGCTGGCATATGCATCGTCTCCTCGACGACGGAATCGTGACGGCGGAGCACCGGGGGAGAAACACCCTGTACCGCCTGACCGATGACGGGAGTGCGGCGATGCATCAGGTTGCCGCAACCCCCTGCACCGTGACCTGA
- a CDS encoding TrpB-like pyridoxal phosphate-dependent enzyme, with product MQTKILLDEEQIPKQWYNVQADLPSPLDPPLNPRTQKPIVPEDLSAIFPMELIRQEVTTDRYVDIPEEVRDVFRLWRPTPLYRAHRLEKFLKTPAKIYYKWEGVSPAGSHKVNTAVPQAYYNMKAGVERIASETGAGQWGSSIAFATMLYDMDCTIYMVRSSYEQKPYRKSMMRVWGAECIPSPSTRTESGRTVLKKDPDTPGSLGIAISEAVEDAVNHEKTNYALGSVLNHVCLHQTVIGLECREQLAMVDDYPDVVIGCVGGGTNFAGISFPFAGDKLTGKHPDIDIIGVEPASCPTLTRGLYTYDLADEAGYTPLLKMFTLGHDFVPPSMHAGGLRYHGDSPIVSRLVHDGVMRAVAYHQSEVFDAAQTFARTEGIIVAPETSHAVKGAIDEALKCRQTGESKTILFNCSGHGNFDMSAYDAYSAGTLVDYEYPDALIKEALDRIPKIA from the coding sequence ATGCAGACTAAGATCCTTCTCGATGAGGAGCAGATTCCCAAGCAATGGTATAACGTCCAGGCAGACCTGCCGTCCCCCCTGGACCCGCCGCTGAACCCCAGGACCCAGAAGCCGATCGTCCCTGAGGATCTCTCAGCCATCTTCCCGATGGAACTGATCCGGCAGGAGGTCACCACCGATCGGTATGTCGACATCCCTGAGGAGGTGCGGGACGTTTTCAGGCTCTGGAGGCCGACCCCCCTGTACCGGGCCCACCGGCTGGAGAAGTTCCTGAAGACACCGGCGAAGATCTACTACAAGTGGGAAGGGGTCAGCCCGGCAGGAAGCCACAAGGTGAACACCGCGGTTCCGCAGGCCTACTACAATATGAAGGCTGGGGTCGAGCGGATCGCATCCGAGACCGGAGCAGGACAGTGGGGATCCTCCATCGCCTTCGCGACGATGCTCTACGACATGGACTGCACCATCTACATGGTCAGGTCGAGCTATGAACAGAAGCCGTACCGGAAGTCGATGATGCGTGTCTGGGGTGCCGAGTGCATCCCCAGCCCGAGCACCAGGACAGAATCCGGCCGGACCGTCCTTAAGAAGGATCCCGATACCCCCGGCAGCCTGGGGATCGCCATCTCCGAGGCGGTCGAGGACGCGGTCAACCATGAGAAGACCAACTACGCGCTCGGTTCGGTGCTGAACCATGTCTGTCTCCACCAGACCGTGATCGGACTCGAGTGCCGCGAGCAGCTGGCGATGGTCGACGACTACCCCGACGTCGTGATCGGGTGCGTCGGCGGGGGGACCAACTTCGCCGGGATCTCGTTCCCGTTCGCAGGGGACAAACTGACCGGTAAGCATCCGGACATCGATATCATCGGTGTCGAGCCGGCCTCCTGTCCGACCCTGACCAGGGGACTGTACACCTACGACCTCGCAGACGAAGCCGGGTATACCCCGCTGCTGAAGATGTTCACCCTCGGGCATGACTTCGTGCCCCCGTCCATGCACGCCGGCGGCCTCCGGTACCACGGGGACTCGCCGATCGTCTCAAGGCTGGTGCACGACGGCGTGATGCGGGCCGTAGCCTACCACCAGAGCGAGGTCTTCGACGCAGCCCAGACCTTCGCCCGCACCGAAGGGATCATCGTCGCCCCCGAGACCTCCCACGCCGTAAAAGGGGCCATCGACGAGGCGCTGAAGTGCAGACAGACCGGGGAATCCAAGACGATCCTCTTCAACTGCTCGGGCCACGGCAACTTCGACATGTCGGCGTATGACGCCTACTCTGCAGGCACCCTGGTGGACTACGAGTACCCGGACGCCCTGATCAAGGAAGCGCTGGACCGGATTCCAAAGATCGCCTGA
- a CDS encoding CPBP family intramembrane glutamic endopeptidase, which translates to MVTSLAALGDELGWRGLLVPDMSKFMIFTRVGLISGAIFALWHYPLILREFGWAALAVTVPLARICWHYRGSLPGAS; encoded by the coding sequence ATCGTCACCAGCCTGGCCGCCCTTGGGGATGAACTCGGGTGGCGGGGGCTCCTTGTCCCTGATATGTCGAAGTTCATGATCTTCACCCGGGTCGGTCTGATTAGCGGAGCGATTTTTGCCCTCTGGCATTATCCCCTGATCCTCAGGGAGTTCGGCTGGGCTGCACTCGCCGTCACAGTCCCGCTCGCCCGGATCTGCTGGCATTACCGCGGATCTCTTCCTGGTGCATCATAG
- a CDS encoding heavy-metal-associated domain-containing protein: METTLKVYGMHCASCAMLIEDAISEIPGAQVLSVDHVSGTVVVTHDSEATLEAIGQAIQSEGFTL, from the coding sequence ATGGAAACGACTCTCAAGGTTTATGGGATGCACTGCGCGAGCTGTGCGATGTTGATTGAAGACGCGATAAGTGAAATACCGGGTGCACAGGTGCTCTCGGTCGACCATGTGAGCGGAACAGTGGTTGTCACTCACGATTCGGAGGCGACGCTTGAGGCGATTGGACAGGCAATCCAGAGCGAAGGGTTCACCCTCTGA
- a CDS encoding dihydrolipoyl dehydrogenase family protein, which produces MTEENDAKGSKHYDLMVIGTGEAGPTIARRCRREGWSVAITDERSYGGTCGQRGCVPKKVLNGVAETVDRARRLKGDGIGGECHIEWADLIQFKRRFTGPVEARRTATLAKDGIVCLHGQARFTGRNELKVGDERVTARFIGIATGAVPLKLSIPGEELVATSDDFLAMESLPKRILFIGGGLISFEFGFIAAAAGASVTILHRSERLLKGFDPFLVGLLVESCREMGICIETDMPVSAVEQAGGHLRVLSRDRIFEADMIVHGAGRVPNTAGLDLARGGVTTDRKGIVVNPYLQSVSNPSVYVAGDANPRGRPLSPVASRDGKSVAENILHGNTVVPDYSAVPTAVFTAPVLAAVGLGEEEATMRDIPVTVYRADTRDWYTTRRLELGRSGYTVLTDSPKGRILGAHLLGYNADEMINVFALAIRRGLTLADLQEMDWAYPTAIHDINRIR; this is translated from the coding sequence ATGACAGAAGAGAACGACGCGAAAGGAAGTAAGCACTATGACCTCATGGTGATCGGAACAGGGGAGGCCGGACCGACCATAGCCCGCCGATGCCGACGGGAGGGCTGGTCGGTGGCCATCACCGATGAACGCTCGTACGGGGGGACCTGCGGACAGAGAGGTTGTGTTCCGAAGAAAGTGCTGAATGGCGTGGCTGAGACCGTCGACCGGGCCCGGCGGCTGAAAGGAGACGGGATTGGTGGCGAGTGTCATATCGAGTGGGCGGACCTGATCCAGTTCAAACGCAGGTTTACCGGGCCCGTCGAAGCAAGGCGCACTGCGACTCTTGCGAAGGATGGCATCGTCTGCCTTCATGGCCAGGCCCGGTTCACTGGCAGGAATGAACTCAAGGTCGGGGACGAACGTGTCACCGCACGGTTTATCGGCATCGCCACCGGCGCCGTCCCCCTAAAACTCTCCATCCCGGGAGAGGAACTGGTAGCCACGAGCGACGATTTTCTTGCAATGGAATCGTTGCCAAAACGAATCCTCTTCATCGGCGGAGGGCTCATCTCCTTTGAGTTCGGGTTCATCGCCGCGGCCGCCGGGGCCAGCGTGACCATCCTCCACCGGAGTGAACGACTCCTTAAGGGGTTCGACCCGTTCCTGGTGGGCCTCCTGGTCGAGTCCTGCCGGGAGATGGGGATCTGCATCGAGACGGATATGCCGGTCTCGGCCGTGGAGCAGGCCGGCGGACACCTTCGTGTTCTGAGCAGGGACCGGATCTTCGAGGCTGACATGATTGTGCACGGAGCCGGGCGGGTGCCAAACACCGCCGGTCTCGACCTCGCCCGCGGGGGGGTTACGACCGATAGAAAGGGAATCGTGGTGAATCCATATCTCCAGAGTGTTTCCAATCCGTCGGTATACGTCGCCGGAGACGCGAATCCCCGGGGAAGACCCCTCTCTCCAGTGGCGAGCCGCGATGGAAAGAGCGTCGCCGAGAATATCCTCCATGGAAACACGGTTGTGCCAGACTACTCGGCCGTGCCGACCGCGGTCTTCACCGCCCCGGTGCTTGCGGCAGTCGGCCTCGGGGAGGAGGAGGCGACCATGCGTGACATTCCGGTCACCGTCTACAGGGCCGATACCCGGGACTGGTATACCACCCGGAGGCTCGAACTCGGCCGATCAGGGTATACGGTGCTGACCGACAGCCCGAAAGGCAGGATCCTCGGGGCTCATCTTCTGGGATACAATGCCGACGAGATGATCAACGTCTTTGCCCTGGCGATTCGGAGAGGATTGACGCTCGCCGATCTGCAGGAGATGGACTGGGCGTATCCAACGGCAATCCACGACATCAACCGGATCCGATAA
- a CDS encoding ATP-NAD kinase family protein, which produces MRRIGFLINPVAGMGGAVGLKGTDGQVEEARRRGAVPQAERRARIPLDILAGNPDLLFFTASGEMGESLLAKAGITQFQVVHHYRGESAAEDTRMAVRRFLEEGVDLILFCGGDGTAREIFDVAGREVPILGIPAGVKMYSALFAIDPATAAEIIDSPTQYTLRDAEVMDVDEEAYRRGDLQTRLYGVARTPALPNLTQVSKQVFEEGDEERAKKEIARFIGEVILPDTVYILGAGTTTEAIASHIGVKKTLLGVDVVKNGSVIAVDADEKTLVDLLETEDDARIVISPIGAQGFILGRGNQQISPRVVERVGVNHIIIVATPHKLRETPMLYVDSGDPALDRSFGPSVQVISGYRIAQRKRIYQPGQG; this is translated from the coding sequence ATGCGCAGGATCGGCTTTCTCATCAACCCCGTCGCCGGGATGGGCGGGGCCGTTGGGCTGAAGGGGACCGACGGCCAGGTGGAGGAGGCACGGAGGCGGGGTGCCGTGCCCCAGGCAGAGAGACGAGCCCGGATCCCCCTGGATATCCTGGCCGGGAACCCGGACCTCCTCTTCTTCACCGCTTCAGGGGAGATGGGGGAGTCTCTCCTCGCCAAGGCCGGCATCACACAGTTCCAAGTGGTGCACCACTACAGAGGGGAGAGCGCCGCAGAGGATACGAGAATGGCAGTCCGCCGGTTTCTGGAGGAGGGCGTGGACCTGATCCTCTTCTGCGGGGGAGACGGCACGGCCCGGGAGATCTTCGATGTCGCCGGGCGGGAGGTCCCGATCCTCGGGATACCGGCAGGGGTGAAGATGTACTCCGCCCTCTTCGCCATCGACCCGGCCACGGCAGCGGAGATCATCGATAGCCCAACGCAGTACACCCTCCGCGATGCCGAGGTGATGGATGTCGACGAGGAGGCCTACCGGAGGGGCGACCTCCAGACCCGGCTCTATGGAGTGGCCCGGACGCCGGCCCTCCCCAACCTGACCCAGGTCAGCAAACAGGTCTTCGAAGAGGGGGATGAGGAACGGGCAAAGAAGGAGATCGCCCGGTTCATCGGGGAGGTGATCCTCCCGGACACCGTCTACATCCTCGGTGCCGGGACGACGACCGAAGCGATCGCCAGCCACATCGGCGTGAAGAAGACGCTGCTGGGTGTGGACGTGGTGAAGAACGGATCGGTCATCGCCGTGGATGCAGACGAGAAGACCCTCGTCGACCTGCTCGAAACCGAAGACGACGCACGGATCGTCATCAGTCCGATCGGAGCCCAGGGGTTCATCCTCGGACGGGGGAACCAGCAGATCAGTCCGCGGGTCGTAGAGCGGGTGGGGGTGAACCATATCATCATCGTGGCCACGCCGCACAAACTCCGCGAGACTCCCATGCTGTACGTTGACTCAGGGGACCCGGCCCTCGACCGGTCATTCGGCCCGTCGGTCCAGGTCATCTCCGGCTACCGGATCGCCCAGCGGAAACGGATCTACCAGCCAGGGCAGGGATGA
- a CDS encoding ATP-binding protein translates to MNFDISGTRSPRHPSSSPRAARLVTMPQGVFSGFGGLRRRWQRYLCEREGTDLRPGYGKNTGLGFATSREILEITGMTIHEVGELGKGARFEITIPQEYTDNLCRLIGSG, encoded by the coding sequence ATGAACTTCGACATATCAGGGACAAGGAGCCCCCGCCACCCGAGTTCATCCCCAAGGGCGGCCAGGCTGGTGACGATGCCCCAGGGCGTCTTTTCGGGATTTGGTGGTCTGCGAAGACGATGGCAACGGTATCTCTGTGAACGAGAAGGAACCGATCTTCGACCGGGGTATGGGAAGAACACCGGGCTTGGTTTTGCCACATCACGGGAGATCCTCGAAATCACTGGTATGACGATCCATGAAGTCGGTGAACTGGGGAAGGGAGCACGGTTCGAGATCACGATCCCCCAGGAATATACCGATAATCTCTGCCGGCTTATCGGATCCGGTTGA
- a CDS encoding cation transporter, which yields MDRQSRAKGSPSEPVPESRTGQDRADGVIVSDLTLHGMHCESCARIIERTVSRHAGARVTSVDMANNRLIIESRRGHLEEIRDELRGKGYQLLLPGERAAEGFEAGSFRRGIDVLKKVIFNARGFEVEHTLFRYALGAIALVLVVQAVLFGVLFKNTPGYLNTYWSVMLLTTVSVVAFLFAYYHSNAFRKSSSCMTGMMTGMTFGMAGGFLIGAFVGATNGMFLGSIIGMGAGMSLGYVTGRSCGVMGVMEGMMGGLMAGTMGAMLSAMLIYDRLVPFLFILVGTEGVILVAFSYMLYKEFGNMTKQDLRVSGMEFAVLALALNLALTVVYVFGPKTGYVLGG from the coding sequence TTGGACAGGCAATCCAGAGCGAAGGGTTCACCCTCTGAACCCGTTCCAGAGAGCCGGACCGGGCAGGATCGGGCCGATGGCGTGATCGTCTCCGACCTCACGCTCCACGGCATGCACTGCGAGTCCTGTGCGAGGATAATCGAGCGGACGGTCTCACGACATGCGGGAGCACGAGTCACATCAGTCGACATGGCGAACAATCGATTGATCATCGAGAGCAGGAGGGGTCATCTCGAAGAAATACGCGATGAACTTCGTGGGAAGGGTTATCAGTTGCTTCTTCCCGGCGAGAGGGCAGCGGAAGGCTTCGAGGCCGGCTCGTTCCGTCGTGGAATCGATGTCCTGAAGAAGGTGATCTTCAATGCCCGGGGTTTCGAGGTAGAACACACACTCTTTCGGTATGCCCTCGGAGCGATCGCCCTTGTGCTCGTAGTACAGGCAGTGCTCTTCGGTGTACTCTTCAAAAACACTCCTGGATACCTGAATACCTACTGGAGCGTCATGCTCCTCACCACGGTCTCGGTCGTGGCATTCCTCTTCGCCTATTACCATTCGAATGCATTTCGGAAGAGTTCGTCGTGCATGACCGGCATGATGACCGGCATGACCTTCGGAATGGCCGGAGGGTTTCTGATCGGTGCGTTCGTAGGTGCGACGAACGGAATGTTCCTCGGGAGCATCATTGGAATGGGAGCCGGGATGAGTCTCGGTTATGTCACAGGACGGTCGTGCGGGGTCATGGGCGTGATGGAGGGGATGATGGGCGGTCTGATGGCCGGCACGATGGGAGCGATGCTCTCGGCCATGCTGATCTACGATCGGCTCGTCCCGTTCCTCTTCATTCTGGTAGGGACCGAGGGTGTCATCCTGGTAGCGTTCAGTTACATGCTGTACAAGGAGTTCGGGAACATGACAAAGCAGGATCTCAGGGTGAGCGGGATGGAGTTCGCCGTCCTGGCGCTCGCGCTCAACCTTGCCCTGACCGTTGTGTATGTCTTCGGGCCGAAGACAGGCTACGTCCTCGGCGGATAG